The following proteins come from a genomic window of Pirellula staleyi DSM 6068:
- a CDS encoding glycosyl hydrolase family 28-related protein translates to MKHILGSLLAIVWAVATLDAARAEVQRYPTHANVIDVTRPPYSAKGDGVTDDTEALQRAINEHVGWHRVLFFPKGTYLVSRTLTWPKKFANHDNWGMTILRGEDRDTTVLRLKDATFADAAKPAALMWCGGFGSADWFHNYVENLTFDVGDQNPGAVALQFFSNNTGALRDCRFVAGDSSGAVGLDLSHRDMNGPLLVKNCEVIGFARGITTARAVNSQTFEKITLRGQRQVGLQNEGQSISIRGLTSDNSVPAISTYGRLLVIDAVLTGREGAAQHPAIVNFNGGRIFVRDIKTSGYKRALADIETPDFAAAYRLTDNDQPVSRGPDIAEYASNAPTMLFPSSAVSLRLPVKETPALAWEDPAKWAVVDAFGADPTAEADSADAIQRAIDSGASTVFLPGHYKTSRTIIVRGNVSRIVGLGGIINYGQRDLINFRIDDGTAPVVAIEHFSHLGGGIELATKRTVVLRSMESHTLLGTAASEGGELFLEDVVGNNFRFRQQLVWARQLNIENEGTHLTNHASDIWILGYKTERGGTLAHTLAAGRTEILGGFSYTTTAGKLAPMLVTDESSLWAFFGEVCFNGDPFETLAEERRDGVTKLLSRERAHTLPYSAFAPPK, encoded by the coding sequence ATGAAACATATTCTGGGCTCTCTGCTGGCGATCGTGTGGGCTGTGGCCACCCTCGATGCTGCTCGCGCGGAGGTACAGCGCTACCCGACCCACGCCAATGTGATCGACGTCACACGTCCGCCCTATTCGGCCAAGGGGGACGGCGTTACCGACGACACCGAAGCGCTGCAGCGGGCGATCAACGAGCATGTGGGCTGGCATCGCGTGCTCTTCTTTCCCAAGGGGACGTATCTCGTTTCGCGAACGCTCACCTGGCCCAAAAAGTTTGCCAACCACGACAACTGGGGGATGACCATCCTGCGGGGGGAAGATCGCGACACCACCGTGCTGCGACTCAAGGATGCGACCTTCGCCGACGCCGCGAAGCCCGCAGCGCTGATGTGGTGCGGCGGCTTTGGAAGTGCCGATTGGTTTCATAACTATGTCGAGAATCTGACGTTCGACGTTGGCGACCAAAATCCGGGCGCGGTGGCGCTACAGTTCTTTTCGAACAACACCGGCGCTCTGCGCGATTGCCGTTTCGTGGCAGGAGACAGCAGCGGAGCGGTCGGGCTCGATCTGTCGCATCGCGATATGAACGGTCCGCTGCTAGTGAAAAACTGCGAAGTGATTGGCTTTGCGCGCGGCATCACCACCGCGCGAGCAGTGAATAGCCAGACCTTCGAGAAAATCACGCTGCGGGGTCAGCGGCAGGTCGGCCTGCAGAACGAAGGGCAGAGCATCAGTATTCGTGGCCTCACGAGCGACAACAGCGTCCCCGCAATCAGCACCTATGGACGATTGCTCGTCATCGATGCGGTGCTCACCGGGCGTGAGGGGGCAGCGCAGCATCCGGCGATCGTGAACTTCAACGGTGGACGAATCTTCGTTCGCGATATCAAAACATCGGGCTACAAGCGAGCCCTCGCCGATATCGAAACGCCCGACTTCGCCGCTGCTTATCGCCTTACCGACAACGACCAGCCCGTCAGCCGGGGGCCCGACATCGCCGAGTATGCTTCGAACGCACCAACGATGCTGTTTCCGTCGTCCGCAGTATCGCTCCGTTTGCCGGTGAAAGAGACTCCGGCGCTAGCTTGGGAAGATCCAGCGAAGTGGGCTGTGGTCGATGCGTTTGGCGCTGATCCAACCGCCGAGGCCGATTCAGCCGATGCGATCCAGCGAGCGATCGACAGTGGCGCGAGCACGGTTTTTCTGCCTGGGCATTACAAGACGAGCCGAACCATCATCGTGCGCGGCAACGTGAGTCGCATCGTCGGCCTCGGCGGGATCATCAACTATGGCCAGCGCGATTTGATCAATTTTCGGATCGACGATGGCACAGCGCCGGTCGTAGCGATCGAGCACTTCAGTCACCTGGGAGGGGGCATCGAGCTGGCGACCAAGCGCACCGTTGTTCTGCGCAGTATGGAGTCGCACACGCTGCTCGGAACTGCGGCGAGCGAAGGGGGCGAACTGTTTCTCGAGGATGTGGTGGGGAACAATTTTCGCTTCCGCCAGCAGCTGGTGTGGGCCCGTCAGCTGAACATCGAGAACGAAGGGACCCACCTCACCAATCACGCCAGCGACATCTGGATTCTGGGCTATAAGACCGAGCGTGGCGGAACGCTCGCCCACACGCTCGCAGCTGGTCGGACCGAAATCCTGGGAGGCTTTAGCTACACGACCACCGCTGGCAAACTCGCGCCGATGCTGGTCACCGACGAATCATCGCTCTGGGCTTTTTTTGGCGAAGTTTGCTTCAATGGCGATCCGTTTGAAACGCTCGCCGAAGAGCGCCGCGATGGTGTCACGAAGTTGCTCAGCCGCGAGCGTGCCCACACGCTTCCCTACTCCGCATTTGCTCCACCGAAGTGA
- a CDS encoding glutathione peroxidase: MNRLSTLLLTGIVAACISASFADAEEKNVSDNGALGFTVKSIAGKEVDLAKYKGKVLVVVNVASACGLTPQYEELQALHTKYADKGLAVLGFPCNQFGKQEPGSDAEIAEFCKSEYNVSFDMFSKIDVNGETANPLYKYLTSADSAPAAKGKISWNFEKFIIGKDGKVAARFSPRTAPDDAEFIKAIEAELAK; this comes from the coding sequence ATGAATCGATTGAGCACCCTTCTGTTGACCGGTATTGTCGCCGCTTGCATTTCAGCAAGTTTCGCCGACGCCGAGGAGAAAAACGTGAGCGATAACGGAGCCCTCGGCTTCACCGTGAAGAGCATTGCCGGCAAAGAGGTCGACCTCGCCAAGTACAAAGGCAAAGTACTGGTGGTGGTGAATGTCGCCAGCGCTTGCGGTTTGACACCGCAGTACGAAGAACTCCAAGCCCTCCACACCAAGTATGCCGACAAAGGTCTGGCAGTCCTCGGTTTCCCTTGCAATCAATTCGGTAAGCAAGAGCCCGGCAGCGATGCCGAGATCGCCGAATTCTGCAAATCGGAATACAACGTCTCGTTCGACATGTTCTCGAAGATCGATGTGAATGGCGAAACTGCCAATCCCCTCTACAAGTACCTGACGAGCGCCGATTCGGCCCCTGCTGCCAAGGGAAAGATCAGCTGGAACTTCGAAAAGTTCATCATCGGCAAGGATGGCAAAGTTGCCGCCCGCTTCTCCCCCCGCACCGCCCCCGATGACGCCGAGTTCATCAAGGCCATCGAAGCCGAACTCGCAAAGTAG
- a CDS encoding PQQ-binding-like beta-propeller repeat protein translates to MSPHLTRHLCADLAPWWPPGLARVGCLLLVATWWFVTAGCAPVGPPSEEPAPTVSLDEAPAEPIPDAWPQLLGPQLDSTSPTRGLDVAWGVDGPPVRWRVKVGRGYSAPVVASPGEGSCDVVLLAREGDEEVLRALDLATGEEQWRTSWPTTYRCKYEYSDGPYSTPVIAGEWVYAVSAQARLFCVERRTGQIVWSRDLAHDYQLEPSLFGFGSGMLVDEDLLILGCGGEGSGVIALDRDTGATRWSATDHRAAYTTPRRLDVQGRQLVLVLTEEGLVTLARDDGQVLHEYPFHSRAVDTFNAVTPQIFGSRVLLVSGPGPGAVVLDFASEPPQQPSATSMAEPPFFTPPREVWHDRRVLDSQFNSLVLHDGCVIGFSSSQQGGATLRSVDLATGKLRWKHTSALDRGQVVAADGKLIALGEHGHLVSLKLDAQRAIPIAATEQPIFASPCYSQPAVARGCLLVRNEKELVCFELRPASDSRTAAPKTSYERK, encoded by the coding sequence ATGTCCCCGCATCTCACCCGCCACCTCTGTGCCGATCTAGCTCCTTGGTGGCCGCCTGGCCTTGCCAGGGTCGGCTGTCTACTGTTGGTCGCCACGTGGTGGTTTGTTACGGCAGGGTGTGCCCCGGTCGGTCCGCCGAGCGAGGAGCCTGCGCCGACAGTTTCTCTGGACGAAGCCCCCGCCGAGCCGATCCCCGACGCCTGGCCGCAGCTGCTAGGGCCGCAGCTCGACAGCACCTCGCCGACGCGGGGACTCGATGTCGCGTGGGGCGTAGATGGTCCGCCGGTGCGCTGGCGCGTGAAGGTGGGGCGAGGCTATAGCGCGCCGGTGGTGGCGAGCCCAGGGGAGGGAAGCTGCGACGTGGTGCTGCTCGCGCGGGAAGGGGACGAGGAAGTTCTGCGCGCGCTCGATCTGGCGACTGGCGAGGAGCAGTGGCGCACGTCGTGGCCGACAACTTATCGTTGCAAGTACGAGTATAGCGACGGCCCTTACAGCACGCCGGTGATCGCCGGAGAGTGGGTCTATGCCGTCAGCGCCCAAGCGCGGCTGTTTTGCGTCGAGCGCCGCACCGGACAGATCGTTTGGAGTCGCGATCTGGCGCACGACTATCAGCTCGAGCCGTCGCTGTTTGGTTTTGGAAGTGGGATGCTCGTCGACGAGGATCTGCTGATTCTCGGCTGTGGCGGGGAGGGGAGTGGAGTGATTGCGCTCGATCGCGATACCGGCGCGACGCGCTGGAGCGCGACCGATCATCGAGCGGCCTACACCACTCCTCGGCGACTCGATGTGCAAGGCCGACAGCTCGTGCTCGTGCTCACGGAAGAGGGGCTGGTGACGCTCGCGCGCGACGATGGCCAGGTGCTGCACGAGTATCCGTTTCACAGCCGCGCGGTCGACACGTTCAATGCCGTCACGCCGCAAATCTTTGGCTCACGTGTGCTGCTGGTGAGTGGTCCCGGTCCCGGCGCCGTGGTGCTCGACTTTGCGAGCGAGCCGCCTCAACAGCCGAGCGCGACGAGCATGGCCGAGCCTCCTTTCTTCACGCCGCCGCGCGAAGTGTGGCACGATCGTCGCGTGCTCGATAGTCAGTTCAACAGCCTGGTGCTGCACGACGGCTGCGTGATCGGTTTTTCGAGTTCGCAGCAAGGGGGTGCGACACTCCGCTCGGTCGATCTGGCGACCGGCAAACTTCGCTGGAAGCACACTAGCGCGCTCGATCGTGGTCAGGTGGTTGCCGCCGACGGGAAGCTGATCGCGCTCGGGGAGCATGGGCATTTGGTGTCGCTCAAGCTCGACGCGCAGCGTGCGATTCCGATCGCGGCAACCGAACAGCCGATCTTCGCATCCCCTTGCTACAGTCAGCCTGCCGTGGCACGCGGCTGTCTGCTTGTTCGTAATGAAAAAGAGCTCGTTTGCTTCGAACTGCGACCGGCAAGCGATTCGCGAACTGCTGCGCCTAAAACGAGTTACGAGCGAAAGTAG
- the hpnE gene encoding hydroxysqualene dehydroxylase HpnE, producing the protein MNARRTDVLILGGGVAGLATALACADLGRKVTLLEARKKLGGRAASWTDRTSGQELDHCQHVVMGCCTNFLDFAERVQIAREFSREERLHFLSPEGIRSDFAATPLVPAPLHLATSFLGLKYLSWSDRIAVARAVLDLARDGVRDDADNQSMGAWLRAKQQSPLAIERFWQVVLVSALGESLERSSLASARKVFVDGLLGHPRAGDVLIPKVPLRFLFDVRAPIELASKGVTFERGTTVRSIEGSSAGVERVIVERGQSGQLHAIDCSATNVVLAAPWHLAASLLCQPLQQLLPQVVEMASVPSSAISGVHLWFDQPITPLRHAVLVGRLSQWLFAPNFASVMPEPPPADEHYYQVVISASRSLVGRAREAVIEEVRADLAAVFPRSRAAKLLRWQLVSEQDAVFSVLPGLAAKRPTQLTRVPGLFLAGDWTRTEWPATLEGAVRSGYLAAEAIERSRGSVLSLLRPDLPKNWLARTLLHVRS; encoded by the coding sequence GTGAACGCGCGACGCACCGACGTGCTGATCCTCGGTGGCGGTGTCGCGGGACTCGCAACGGCCTTGGCCTGCGCCGATTTGGGTCGCAAAGTGACACTGCTCGAAGCGCGCAAAAAACTGGGGGGCCGCGCTGCGTCGTGGACCGATCGCACGAGTGGTCAAGAGCTCGATCATTGCCAGCACGTGGTGATGGGGTGCTGCACGAACTTCCTCGATTTTGCCGAGCGGGTGCAAATCGCCCGGGAATTCTCGCGCGAAGAGCGGCTCCACTTCCTGTCCCCCGAGGGGATTCGATCCGATTTCGCTGCGACGCCGCTGGTCCCAGCGCCGCTTCATTTGGCGACCAGTTTTCTCGGGCTTAAGTACTTGTCGTGGTCCGATCGGATCGCTGTTGCACGCGCGGTGCTCGATCTGGCCCGTGATGGTGTACGTGACGATGCCGACAACCAATCGATGGGGGCGTGGCTCCGCGCTAAGCAGCAAAGCCCGCTGGCGATCGAACGTTTTTGGCAAGTGGTGCTGGTGAGCGCGCTGGGGGAATCGCTCGAGCGTTCGTCGTTGGCGTCGGCCCGAAAAGTGTTCGTCGATGGACTTCTGGGGCATCCGCGCGCCGGAGATGTGCTGATTCCGAAAGTGCCGCTCCGCTTTCTGTTTGATGTGCGCGCGCCGATCGAGCTCGCTTCCAAAGGGGTCACGTTCGAGCGCGGCACGACGGTTCGCTCGATCGAAGGGAGTAGCGCTGGGGTCGAGCGCGTGATTGTCGAGCGCGGCCAGTCGGGCCAGTTGCACGCGATCGATTGCAGCGCGACGAACGTCGTCCTTGCAGCGCCGTGGCATCTGGCGGCGAGCCTGCTCTGCCAGCCGCTCCAGCAGCTCCTTCCGCAAGTGGTGGAGATGGCCAGCGTGCCGTCGTCGGCGATCAGTGGCGTGCATTTGTGGTTCGATCAGCCGATCACGCCGCTGCGTCACGCGGTGCTGGTCGGTCGGCTCTCGCAGTGGCTCTTCGCGCCGAACTTCGCCAGCGTGATGCCGGAGCCACCTCCAGCCGACGAGCACTACTATCAAGTAGTGATTAGCGCCTCGCGCTCTTTGGTGGGACGAGCCCGCGAAGCGGTGATCGAAGAAGTCCGCGCCGATCTGGCGGCTGTCTTTCCCAGGTCGCGCGCGGCAAAGCTGTTGCGCTGGCAACTCGTCAGCGAGCAGGATGCGGTGTTTAGTGTGCTCCCCGGCTTGGCCGCCAAACGTCCCACGCAGCTGACGCGTGTCCCGGGGCTCTTCTTAGCTGGCGACTGGACCCGCACCGAGTGGCCTGCGACCCTCGAAGGGGCTGTGCGAAGCGGCTATCTCGCCGCCGAAGCGATCGAACGTTCGCGGGGGAGTGTTTTGTCGCTGCTGCGCCCCGATTTGCCGAAAAACTGGCTCGCCCGGACACTGCTTCACGTCCGTTCTTAA
- the pruA gene encoding L-glutamate gamma-semialdehyde dehydrogenase, with translation MITVPSTTLATSSASASQSAIDALVGPLAALDVSADTLATIEARTQAIGRELFAGLGDVRPKFWQRRWWDEKLMSWSMSDEQLKVQLFRFVDVLPMLTTADSVTTHLAEYLEPVQDRLPQAARVALGMARRMPPLRAAVAKAARLSAMDFARRFIAGETAEQVLRTAEQERTLGRSFTLDILGEAVTSEVEANRYFEAYLKLLGDTSKVAAAWEAHPRVDNDDRGPTPRVNLSVKLSALDCRFDPIDPEGTFRRAGDKLRTIFHEARRLGAFINVDMESYAKKDLTLDIFQRLLMEPELRDWTDCGIVLQCYLRDTPRDVVELRNWAAQRGTPVWVRLVKGAYWDYETLHARANHWPIPVYQEKWQSDAVYESVTRFVLQNRQFLRPALGSHNLRSIAHGIAATEVLGIDPAGLEMQMLYGMADAEKQALVDRGHRLRIYMPYGELIPGMAYLVRRLLENTANTSFLRAGFIEHKPIESLLARPTSHLKLVGASAASTSPDKEKRPMSATFANQPPVDFADSHQRAAMLDALTSVREKLGRHFPLVIGGRKLDTQERITSTDPSLRTRIVGTTASASAEQAREAVAAAVQAMDAWHTSGAESRAKVLRKAAEIMRSRLMELSAIEVYECGKTWREATADVDEAIDFLEFYATGAIKLQRTRGADVPGEENRFEYLPRGVTAVIAPWNFPLAILCGMTSAAIAVGNTVVMKPAEQSSIIAGVFMEILEQAGLPAGVVNFLPGLGEVAGAALVEHPDVAAIIFTGSREVGLAINARAAETSRKSRVGVKRVIAEMGGKNAIIVDSDADLDEAVAGIVHSAFGFQGQKCSACSRAIVLSSVYDQLLARLVEATRSLPIGPSEEPSTAIGPVIDDESRERIERYIEIGKTEGRTLLATDVSQLVERGAFVGPHIFADVSPQARIAQEEIFGPVLAVIRAADLSEAIQIANSTDYALTGGIFSRSPHSLERARREMQVGNLYLNRAITGAMVGRQPFGGYKMSGIGSKAGGEEYLLQLVVPRTVTEHTVRRGFAPPE, from the coding sequence ATGATTACAGTCCCCTCCACCACGCTTGCCACGAGTTCCGCCAGCGCGAGCCAATCGGCTATCGACGCCTTGGTGGGTCCGTTGGCTGCGCTCGATGTCTCGGCCGACACGCTCGCCACCATCGAAGCCCGCACCCAGGCGATCGGTCGCGAACTGTTTGCGGGGCTCGGTGATGTGCGCCCCAAGTTCTGGCAGCGGCGCTGGTGGGACGAAAAACTGATGTCGTGGTCGATGAGCGACGAGCAGCTGAAGGTGCAGCTGTTCCGTTTTGTCGACGTGCTGCCGATGCTCACAACAGCCGACTCGGTGACGACCCATCTGGCCGAGTACCTCGAGCCGGTGCAAGATCGCTTGCCGCAAGCAGCGCGTGTGGCGCTCGGCATGGCGCGGCGGATGCCACCCCTGCGAGCTGCGGTGGCGAAAGCAGCGCGACTGTCGGCGATGGATTTTGCCCGCCGCTTCATTGCGGGGGAAACAGCCGAGCAAGTGCTCCGGACCGCCGAGCAAGAGCGGACGCTGGGTCGCAGCTTCACGCTCGACATTCTTGGCGAAGCAGTGACGAGTGAAGTCGAAGCCAATCGCTATTTCGAGGCCTACCTAAAATTGCTCGGCGATACCTCGAAGGTCGCAGCCGCTTGGGAGGCCCATCCGCGCGTCGACAACGATGATCGCGGCCCGACGCCGCGCGTTAACTTGTCGGTGAAACTCTCGGCGCTCGATTGTCGGTTTGATCCGATCGATCCCGAAGGGACGTTTCGCCGCGCAGGAGATAAGCTCCGGACCATCTTTCACGAAGCGCGACGACTCGGGGCGTTCATCAACGTCGACATGGAGTCGTATGCCAAGAAGGATTTGACGCTCGATATCTTTCAGCGGCTGCTGATGGAGCCCGAACTGCGCGACTGGACCGACTGCGGCATCGTGCTGCAATGCTACTTGCGTGATACGCCGCGCGATGTGGTCGAGCTTCGCAACTGGGCCGCCCAGCGTGGTACACCCGTGTGGGTGCGACTCGTCAAAGGTGCTTACTGGGACTACGAAACGCTGCACGCCCGCGCGAATCATTGGCCGATTCCGGTCTACCAAGAGAAGTGGCAAAGCGACGCCGTGTATGAGTCGGTTACTCGTTTTGTCCTACAAAATCGCCAGTTTTTGCGTCCCGCGCTCGGCAGTCACAACCTCCGCTCGATTGCGCATGGCATTGCCGCCACCGAAGTGCTGGGGATCGATCCGGCGGGACTCGAAATGCAAATGCTCTATGGCATGGCCGATGCCGAGAAGCAAGCGCTCGTCGACCGAGGTCATCGCCTGCGGATCTACATGCCTTACGGCGAACTGATTCCCGGGATGGCCTACCTCGTGCGTCGGTTGCTCGAGAATACCGCGAACACTTCGTTCTTACGCGCGGGGTTCATCGAGCATAAGCCAATCGAATCGCTGCTGGCGCGCCCCACCTCTCACTTGAAACTAGTCGGCGCATCCGCCGCCAGCACTAGCCCCGATAAGGAAAAGCGACCGATGAGTGCCACCTTTGCCAATCAACCACCAGTCGACTTTGCCGACAGTCATCAGCGGGCGGCCATGCTCGATGCCTTGACGAGTGTGCGCGAGAAACTGGGGCGCCACTTTCCTTTGGTGATTGGTGGCCGGAAGCTCGACACCCAGGAGCGGATCACTTCGACCGATCCGTCGCTGCGAACACGAATCGTGGGGACCACGGCGAGCGCTTCGGCCGAGCAAGCGCGGGAAGCTGTCGCAGCTGCCGTGCAGGCGATGGATGCCTGGCATACGAGCGGCGCCGAGTCGCGCGCGAAAGTACTGCGGAAAGCGGCCGAGATCATGCGCTCGCGGCTGATGGAGCTCTCGGCGATCGAGGTCTACGAGTGTGGTAAAACGTGGCGCGAAGCGACCGCCGATGTCGACGAAGCGATCGATTTTCTCGAGTTCTACGCCACCGGCGCGATCAAGCTGCAGCGAACTCGCGGCGCTGATGTTCCCGGCGAAGAGAACCGTTTCGAGTACTTACCGCGCGGCGTCACCGCAGTGATTGCGCCGTGGAATTTTCCGCTCGCCATTTTGTGCGGCATGACGAGCGCCGCCATCGCGGTTGGCAACACCGTGGTGATGAAACCGGCCGAGCAGTCGAGCATCATTGCCGGCGTGTTCATGGAAATTCTCGAGCAGGCGGGGCTTCCCGCAGGTGTCGTGAACTTCCTTCCCGGACTGGGCGAAGTGGCTGGTGCAGCGCTCGTCGAGCATCCTGATGTGGCGGCGATCATCTTCACCGGCTCGCGCGAAGTGGGACTCGCCATCAACGCCCGCGCTGCGGAAACCTCGCGCAAGTCGCGCGTTGGTGTGAAGCGCGTGATCGCCGAGATGGGTGGCAAAAATGCCATCATCGTCGACAGCGATGCCGATCTCGACGAAGCGGTTGCGGGGATCGTCCATTCGGCCTTCGGTTTTCAAGGGCAAAAGTGTTCAGCTTGCAGCCGGGCGATTGTCCTCTCGAGTGTCTACGATCAGCTCCTCGCGCGGCTCGTCGAAGCGACCCGTTCCCTGCCGATTGGTCCGTCGGAAGAACCGTCGACCGCGATTGGTCCAGTGATCGACGATGAATCGCGCGAGCGGATCGAGCGCTATATCGAAATCGGTAAGACCGAAGGGCGCACGCTGCTGGCCACCGACGTGAGCCAGCTTGTTGAGCGTGGCGCGTTTGTGGGTCCTCATATTTTTGCCGATGTGAGCCCTCAAGCTCGCATCGCGCAGGAAGAAATCTTTGGCCCTGTGCTCGCTGTGATTCGCGCTGCCGATCTTTCGGAGGCGATTCAAATTGCCAACAGCACCGACTACGCCCTGACCGGCGGCATCTTCTCGCGGAGCCCGCATTCACTCGAGCGCGCCCGTCGCGAAATGCAAGTGGGAAATCTCTATCTCAATCGGGCCATCACCGGCGCGATGGTGGGACGCCAGCCGTTTGGCGGCTACAAGATGTCGGGCATTGGAAGTAAAGCAGGAGGTGAAGAATATCTGCTGCAGCTCGTCGTGCCGCGCACCGTCACCGAGCACACCGTACGTCGCGGTTTTGCTCCTCCCGAGTGA
- a CDS encoding squalene/phytoene synthase family protein: MSRRARSSEVDASYQHCGQLARASGSSFVWAFWLVRRDEREALQSLYALARHTDDLADSSATLDERKQAISAWKNEVSAALDQGTSAHPILASVADMQQRFAVPRAYLLAIVDGCEQDLQHDGYETFDDLRSYCWNVASAVGLCCGHIWRAQHVDPEGPAADCGLAMQLTNIVRDLVEDQKLGRLYLPREELRRFEVTEAMIGARQFTPQLRDLIAFQIARARRYYASSKAFHDLLPRHSQGVFRAMHAYYRHLLERIAVDPRQVLEKRVRLTNLDRLSVLRETFFGFQPEKRELQ; this comes from the coding sequence GTGAGTCGTCGCGCGCGAAGTTCCGAGGTCGATGCCAGCTACCAGCACTGCGGCCAACTTGCGCGCGCTTCGGGCTCGAGTTTTGTGTGGGCGTTTTGGCTCGTGCGGCGCGACGAGCGTGAGGCGCTGCAGTCGCTGTATGCTCTGGCTCGTCATACCGATGATCTGGCCGACAGCAGCGCGACCCTCGACGAGCGAAAACAGGCGATTTCCGCTTGGAAAAACGAAGTTTCTGCAGCGCTCGATCAGGGCACCAGCGCGCATCCGATCTTGGCTTCGGTGGCCGATATGCAGCAGCGTTTCGCCGTGCCGCGCGCGTATCTACTGGCCATCGTCGATGGCTGCGAGCAAGACCTGCAGCACGATGGTTACGAAACGTTCGATGATTTGCGCAGCTATTGCTGGAATGTTGCCTCGGCGGTGGGCCTCTGCTGCGGCCATATCTGGCGTGCTCAGCATGTCGACCCGGAAGGACCTGCGGCCGATTGCGGACTCGCCATGCAGCTAACCAACATCGTCCGCGATCTGGTTGAAGATCAGAAGCTCGGCCGACTCTACTTGCCCCGCGAAGAGCTGCGCCGATTCGAGGTGACCGAGGCGATGATTGGCGCGCGACAATTCACCCCACAGCTGCGCGACTTGATTGCCTTTCAAATCGCTCGCGCGCGGCGCTACTATGCCTCGTCGAAAGCGTTTCACGATCTGTTGCCACGTCACTCGCAAGGAGTGTTTCGCGCGATGCATGCGTACTACAGGCATTTGCTCGAGCGCATTGCAGTCGATCCCCGACAAGTGCTCGAGAAGCGTGTGCGACTGACGAACCTCGATCGACTGAGCGTGCTGCGCGAAACCTTTTTCGGATTTCAGCCTGAGAAGCGAGAGCTCCAGTGA
- a CDS encoding chlorite dismutase family protein — MAPASENPEPGAPDHPRRQFLSTAMAVSAVLTAATSLPGTEPMPSTPANQNPRLFSFVGSDVGTWKVTSQRTIVGEALPSVARVEVVAGDVAAAESGWVLRGATSHERYVTRSEKNELLRKQVALGRAEATSGAILPIRKNDKWWALTQEERRAIFEETSHHIAIGMKYLPAVARRLHHCRDLSRVEPFDFITLFDFAPADSSAFDDMLTSLRATEEWKYIDREIDIRLERQQS, encoded by the coding sequence ATGGCTCCAGCATCCGAGAATCCCGAACCCGGCGCGCCGGACCACCCTCGCCGGCAGTTTCTATCGACCGCGATGGCAGTTAGCGCAGTGCTGACCGCAGCCACCTCGCTGCCAGGGACTGAGCCGATGCCTAGCACCCCCGCGAACCAGAATCCACGCCTCTTCAGCTTCGTCGGGAGCGACGTGGGGACTTGGAAAGTCACCTCGCAGCGAACGATCGTGGGCGAGGCTCTGCCGAGTGTTGCTCGGGTGGAAGTGGTCGCTGGCGACGTCGCCGCGGCTGAATCGGGCTGGGTGCTGCGAGGCGCCACCAGTCACGAGCGGTATGTCACCCGGAGCGAGAAAAACGAGCTGCTGCGTAAGCAGGTTGCGCTTGGTCGCGCCGAAGCCACCAGCGGCGCGATCCTGCCGATTCGGAAAAACGACAAGTGGTGGGCTCTTACGCAGGAAGAGCGGAGGGCGATCTTCGAGGAAACATCGCACCACATCGCCATCGGGATGAAGTACCTTCCAGCCGTCGCTCGCCGACTGCATCATTGCCGCGACTTATCGCGAGTCGAACCGTTCGACTTCATCACGCTGTTTGATTTCGCCCCGGCCGACTCTAGCGCCTTCGACGACATGCTCACTTCCCTCCGCGCCACCGAGGAGTGGAAATACATCGACCGCGAAATCGACATCCGCCTCGAGCGCCAGCAGAGCTAG